From the Synechococcus sp. KORDI-49 genome, the window GTTACCATCTCGATCAAAATTACAACCTTCGAGCTCCTCAGAAGTTTCCCAGTCATCGTTGTATTTAATGAGTGCAAAGTTCTTCAGAGCGCTTCGCTCAAAGCCAGGCAATTGGTCTGGCATTAGGTTTTGATAGACATTCATCTCACCAACCCACTCACGCCCATTGAAGGAACCAATATCACCACCATCGATCACTGAACCAGCGGGAATCTCTACCGTGGCTTGGTTCGTAACGAATAAATCATCTCCCAAGCCCAGGTTGATCGCCGCTTGACAACCATCATCACTACACTCGCCCAGTTTGGTGGTCATTGAACCGCTCAGGGTTAAGTCTGCACCGGCATCAAGGGTGAGCTGATCATCTCCATCGCTTCCCTGCAAAACCTTGGCCTTGGCCGTGCCTTGCAGCTCAAGCGAACCGCCGTCGGCATGGTCTCGGTCAAACAGATCAACCGTGCCTCCCACATCCAGGCTGGAACCCAATTGAATGGCGATGCTGTGGGAGAACACATCACCATTGTTCAAAGCAACGCTCGACGGCGATGTGGACTTTTCCGAGCCAATCCGAATGAAGTCGGCATCTAAACTGCCATTCTCGATGGTGAACCTGCTGCTGCCGGATTGATTGCTCTCCTGGCCTACCAGCAAGCCCCTCACCTGAGCAGATGTCTGCCCTACTACACCGGTGATGGTGGTGATGGAATTACCACGCATCAACATAGGCGCGCTGGTTTCGAGAGAACCGGTGATTGTGAGTTCACCAGAGCTCTCAATCGATTGATTGGATCGGGATGCTGTCTTGACGCTGAGATCTTCAAAGATGGCATTGCCACTAATATTCAGACTTCCGGAGTTGGTGAGCCGCGTTGCCTGCAATCCTCCAGAACCCAAGTTGATCTCACCGGAATTCTCAATTGACCCTTCAGATTGACTCAAACCTGTGAGATTGATTTGTCCCTCATTGGTCAAATTACGGCTCACCAAAGTGCCTTCTTGTACAGTTGCACCTGCATCCGTGGTAAGGGTATGGATGGTATGGCTCTCTTTACCCAGGTCAAGGGTGCCTCCACTCTCAACGGTCGTGTCAGAAAAAGCACTGAGGGCGTTGGCTCTGCCTACCTGGAGTATGCCCGCGTTGATCGTAGTTGTGCCTGTGTAGGTATTATTGCCAGAAAACGTTGTTGTACCCGATCCTTCTTTAACGAAAGAAGCAGTACCTGAAATCACACCAGAGACTTCTGTAGATGAATCATCGCCACCCGCTCTAAGCACAACACCATCTGACAGTTCAATGAAACCGGCACCAGCAATCGAGCCGATTGTGTCAGTGGAAGCAACGTCGTAGGTGGCATCCTCGGCAACAGTGACCGCTGTGGAGTCACTCAGTGAGCCTGTGACTTCGAGTGTGCCCCCGTTGATGTTGGTTGCGCCTTCATAGGTGTTATTACCAGAGAATATTGTTGTACCAGTGCCTGCTTTGGTGAACGAACCAGCACCTGAAATGACACCAGAGACAGTTGTTGAGTTGTTGTTGCCGCCAGCTGTGAGTGTTTTGCCGCTTGTTAGTTGAATAGAGCCAGCACCAGCAATCGAGCCGATCGTGTCAGTGGAAGCAACGTCGTAGGTGGCATCCTCGGCAACAGTGACCGCTGTGGAGTCACTCAGTGAGCCTGTGACTTCGAGTGTGCCCCCGTTGATGTTGGTTGCGCCTTCATAGGTGTTATTACCAGAGAATATTGTTGTACCAGTGCCTGCTTTGGTGAACGAACCAGCACCTGAAATGACACCAGAGACAGTTGTTGAGTTGTTGTTGCCGCCAGCTGTGAGTGTTTTGCCGCTTGTTAGTTGAATAGAGCCAGCACCAGCAATCGAGCCGATTGTGTCAGTGGAAGCAACGTCGTAGGTGGCATCCTCGGCAACAGTGACCGCTGTGGAGTCACTCAGTGAGCCTGTGACTTCGAGTGTGCCCCCGTTGATGTTGGTTGCGCCTTCATAGGTGTTATTACCAGAGAATATTGTTGTACCAGTGCCTGCTTTGGTGAACGAACCAGCACCTGAAATGACACCAGAGACTTCTGTAGATGAATCATCGCCACCCGCTCTAAGCACAACACCATCTGACAGTTCAATGAAACCGGCACCAGCAATAGAACCGATCGAATCGGTTGCATCAACGTCATAAGTGGCACCCTTAGCGACAGAAACTGCCGTGGAATCACTCAATGTGCCTGTAACTTGGAGTGTTCCTTCGTTAATACTGGTTGCACCTGTATAGGTGTTGGCTCCAGAGAGTGTAGTCATTCCACCACTTGTGGTTAACCCGGCCGAGGGCGAGGCGCCAGTGAGACTCGCAAATATCAGTCCAACACTTGAATCCACACCCTCCTTCGTGGACAAGATTCCTTCAGAAATCACACCATCTTCGAGATTCAGCTTTTTGACCAGCTGTCGACCGCCTCCTTCACCCAAGTCAAGAAAACCACGAATGGTGTGACTAGAATCATCACTCAAAGCAAACTCATTCAAAGCGATGAGACTCGCCCCATCCTCGACGACGGTGTCACCGGTGTAGTTACTTGACCCTCCCAACCAGGTTGTTGAACCAGATGTCGTCAGCAACGCTGCATTGCCTGTGATCCCCGAACCTCTTTCTCCAGTGACGGCGAGCTCACCTTTGTTGGTGATTTGTGTTTCCTGGCCACCAAGAATTGCGATAGAGGAGAACGTAGCTTCACCAGTAGCGGCTCCACTGGCATCAGCGGTGCTATCAATCATCACATCTCCGGATTGAACCTGAAGTTCCAGAGGGTCATCCCCAAAATCGTAGCCCTTAATGTCGTAGGTCCACGTGCCACCTTGCTGTTTGAGGCGATCAAAACCTGAGAGCAATTGAACAGACAAAGCACCCGATTCACCTTGGTCAGAGCCAAGCAAAAAATCATCATCAACATCCGAACGCCCCTCAACCACAACAGCGGAAAGATTGCCATTCTCAAGACGAATGACATTATCTAGAGCTGACGGAGTATCTCCATCGACATCAAAGCTGATCACACCAGCACGCAAGGTGGCGCCATTGTCGATTGACAGCGTATTGCCTCTGGGTGACTCTGCTTCCAACAACAAACAAGTACGATCCTCGGCAACTAAAAAATTGCCATCACCATCAAAATTGCAAGCCTTTAGGCCTTGAGGTGTTTCCCAATCACCGTCGTAATTGATCAGAGCAAAGTTACGCAAAGCACTGCGTTCAAAACCAGGGGATTGATCCGGAGACTCGTTTTCATAGACATTGATCTCACCCACCCATTCTCCGTTGATGATGGTGCCAAGATCACCACCATCAATCACTGAACCAGAGGAAATCGACACCTTGGCTTGATTGGTGACCAAGAGATCATTTCCAGACCCCAGATTGATCGCTGCATCACAGCCACCACCTCTGCATTGGCCCAGATTGGTGGATGTTGACCCACTCAGGGTTAAATCGGAACCCGCATCAAGGTTGACCTGATCATCTCCATCGCTTCCTTGCAGAACCTCAGCCTTGGCCGTGCCATGCAGCTCAAGCGAACCACCGTTGGCATTGTCTTGCTCAAACAGATCAATCGTGCCTTCAACATCCAGGCTCGATCCAGATTGAATGGTGATGCTGTGAGAGAACACATCACCGTTGTTCAAGGTGACGCTCGATGGTGACGAAGACTTTTCCGAGCCAATCCGAATGAAATCGGAATCTAAGTTGCCCTTGCGAAGCGTGAAACTGCTCCTGCCGGATTGATTGCTCTCCTGGCCCACCAGCAGGCCCCTCACCTGAGCAGATGTCTGCCCAGCCACACCGGTGATGGTGGTGGTGGAACTACCACGCGTCAGCACAGAATCATCTGTCTCAAGGGAGCCTGAAATTGTGAGATTGGCAGAATTCTCAATGGAGTGATTGGAGACTGTCTGGTCGACTGTCAAGTCGACAAAGGTTGCATTACCGCTGGTGACCAAGGACTCGACTTCTGCCGATCCTTTGACATCGAGAGTGCCTGAGTTGGTGACGCGCGTGGCCTGCAGGCTTCCCGAGCCCAAGTTGATCTCACCTGGATTGATAATCGATCCCTGGGATTGACTCAAGCCTGTGAGAGAGATTTGACCCTCATTGGTCAAATCGCGGTTCACCAACGTGCCATTTTCAACCTTGGATTTCCACCCGTTCACGGTGAGTTTGTTGATGGTCTGGGTTTTCCCTCCCAGATCAAGAGTGGCACCACCCTCGACGGTGGTTTCAGACCTACTGCTCAACGCATTGGCACTTCCAGCCTTCAGTGTTCCCTTCTTCACAGTGGTTGCGCCTTCATAGGTGTTATTACCAGAGAATATTGTTGTACCAGTGCCTGCTTTGGTGAACGAACCAGCACCTGAAATGACACCAGAGACAGTTGTTGAGTTGTTGTTGCCGCCAGCTGTGAGTGTTTTGCCGCTTGTTAGTTGAATAGAGCCAGCACCAGCAATCGAGCCGATTGTGTCAGTGGAAGCAACGTCGTAGGTGGCATCCTTGGCAACAGTGACCGCTGTGGAGTCACTCAGTGAGCCTGTGACTTTGAGTGTGCCCTTGTCGATGGTTGTTGTGCCTGTATAAGAATTCTTTCCAGCCAAGGTCTGGGTACCACCCCCATTGATCACCAAGCGACCCGAACCTTTGAGATCACCGGAATAGATCGCTGTGCCGGAAGCCGTTTTGGAGAGAAGGCCAAAATTGCGAAGGCTGCCCGAGCCGGATAACGCACTGAAGTTGAGATTTTTGCTATGCAGATCAAACACTGATCCACTGTTCAGCGTGATGTTGTAGGCACCCGTTCCAAGCTTGTGGGCATCCACCCAGGCATTGGACGCCAACGACAATTGCTTGGTGCCAGTGGACGAGCTGTTGATGACACAGCCGCCACCGGACGACACATTTTTGGAAGATCCCTCACCACCAGATGTTTTAAAGCAATAGGGATTTTGAAACCCCGAAAATTCGAACCGACCGTTCCACCAATTGGATGAACCATTTTGTCGAATGGTTTTCGCCGTAACGGTGGGATTGGCACGTTTCCAGCCCTCAAAAGCGCCCCATGTTGCCAACCGCGACCAATCCACAGGAATGGTGGTGGTGGATTGAACAGCGCCCCTATCTGTATTGCCGTTTTTACCAGCTCGTGCGAAAAACCATCGCTGACCACTGCTTAATTTGTTCCCACTGGAATTGAGCTGAAAGAGGGCATCGATGCAGTGACTGCCTTGACTTGGCTTTGAACAATTTCTGTAAATATCATCGCCATCTTTTTTATCTGGGACAGCCCACGGGATGGAATACTTGCGATCCGCAATCCCGGATTTCAAGAGCTCTGTAGCCCAGTCCAAGCCCGATACATTCTGAAGCTGAAGACCGGATGCCTCAAATTGGATCCTGCTCCAACCCATGCGCATCCGCTGTCCATCAGCCGTATCGCTTGGATCAATCCCTCTCGACCCAAGACTTTTCAGACGAATCCATTTCAGTGGATCCGCACCGCTTACACCATTACCCGTGCTTGGATTCCATCGAAACTCGGAGACTTCACCAAACCAGATCTGAGACTTATCACTCGGACTCGTTTCACCTGCAACAACAGGCTGATGGAGAAACTGCTGCGACAAAGCAGCAAAAAACATCAAAAAACCAAGCCGTTGAATGCGTTTTAGAGACTTGCCGCTTGAGCGACGGTTATGACCAGCAGTAGCGAAGCGATAAACAAAGAAACCGGAAAAATGCTGTACACCGGCTTCTTTCTTATCCAACGTTTTCAATCTTCAATTGATACATATTAACGATAACGGGCGGGCGCGACTCAACAAGAGACAAAAAGATTGAGACCAAAAAGAATAAGAATGATTCTCGCTCGCTATCACATTTTCAATAAGAATGATTCTCGCTCGCTATCACATTGAAAGCGGCGGCCAAGTCCCTCCAACCGCCAGGCATGCAACCGATAGCCCCCATCCCCGGGGGTTGCGGTTGCTGAAATCTCGCGATGAGGCAAATACAACGGATCCCCCAGCAGCGGACTGCCCAGCTGCGCCAGATGGATGCGGATCTGATGGGGCCGGCCGGTGGTGATCGTCACCTGCAAGCGATCGCCCTCAGCCGTGCGCTCCAACAGCTCCAGCTCAGAGTGGGCCGAAAGGCGTTTGCGGATCGGCGCATCGTCGTGCGGTTCCGGCCCCCAGATCCAGCCCAGGATCGGATGCGGCCGTTCCACCACATCACTGGTCACCGTCAAACACTGCCCCCGCTCCAAAGCCGGCACCCGCTGACTCCAGGCCTGATACACCTTGCGGCAACCGCCCTCCGGCCGGAACTGTTTCGACCAGAAAGCACGGGTTTGCGGCGT encodes:
- a CDS encoding autotransporter-associated beta strand repeat-containing protein, translated to MKTLDKKEAGVQHFSGFFVYRFATAGHNRRSSGKSLKRIQRLGFLMFFAALSQQFLHQPVVAGETSPSDKSQIWFGEVSEFRWNPSTGNGVSGADPLKWIRLKSLGSRGIDPSDTADGQRMRMGWSRIQFEASGLQLQNVSGLDWATELLKSGIADRKYSIPWAVPDKKDGDDIYRNCSKPSQGSHCIDALFQLNSSGNKLSSGQRWFFARAGKNGNTDRGAVQSTTTIPVDWSRLATWGAFEGWKRANPTVTAKTIRQNGSSNWWNGRFEFSGFQNPYCFKTSGGEGSSKNVSSGGGCVINSSSTGTKQLSLASNAWVDAHKLGTGAYNITLNSGSVFDLHSKNLNFSALSGSGSLRNFGLLSKTASGTAIYSGDLKGSGRLVINGGGTQTLAGKNSYTGTTTIDKGTLKVTGSLSDSTAVTVAKDATYDVASTDTIGSIAGAGSIQLTSGKTLTAGGNNNSTTVSGVISGAGSFTKAGTGTTIFSGNNTYEGATTVKKGTLKAGSANALSSRSETTVEGGATLDLGGKTQTINKLTVNGWKSKVENGTLVNRDLTNEGQISLTGLSQSQGSIINPGEINLGSGSLQATRVTNSGTLDVKGSAEVESLVTSGNATFVDLTVDQTVSNHSIENSANLTISGSLETDDSVLTRGSSTTTITGVAGQTSAQVRGLLVGQESNQSGRSSFTLRKGNLDSDFIRIGSEKSSSPSSVTLNNGDVFSHSITIQSGSSLDVEGTIDLFEQDNANGGSLELHGTAKAEVLQGSDGDDQVNLDAGSDLTLSGSTSTNLGQCRGGGCDAAINLGSGNDLLVTNQAKVSISSGSVIDGGDLGTIINGEWVGEINVYENESPDQSPGFERSALRNFALINYDGDWETPQGLKACNFDGDGNFLVAEDRTCLLLEAESPRGNTLSIDNGATLRAGVISFDVDGDTPSALDNVIRLENGNLSAVVVEGRSDVDDDFLLGSDQGESGALSVQLLSGFDRLKQQGGTWTYDIKGYDFGDDPLELQVQSGDVMIDSTADASGAATGEATFSSIAILGGQETQITNKGELAVTGERGSGITGNAALLTTSGSTTWLGGSSNYTGDTVVEDGASLIALNEFALSDDSSHTIRGFLDLGEGGGRQLVKKLNLEDGVISEGILSTKEGVDSSVGLIFASLTGASPSAGLTTSGGMTTLSGANTYTGATSINEGTLQVTGTLSDSTAVSVAKGATYDVDATDSIGSIAGAGFIELSDGVVLRAGGDDSSTEVSGVISGAGSFTKAGTGTTIFSGNNTYEGATNINGGTLEVTGSLSDSTAVTVAEDATYDVASTDTIGSIAGAGSIQLTSGKTLTAGGNNNSTTVSGVISGAGSFTKAGTGTTIFSGNNTYEGATNINGGTLEVTGSLSDSTAVTVAEDATYDVASTDTIGSIAGAGSIQLTSGKTLTAGGNNNSTTVSGVISGAGSFTKAGTGTTIFSGNNTYEGATNINGGTLEVTGSLSDSTAVTVAEDATYDVASTDTIGSIAGAGFIELSDGVVLRAGGDDSSTEVSGVISGTASFVKEGSGTTTFSGNNTYTGTTTINAGILQVGRANALSAFSDTTVESGGTLDLGKESHTIHTLTTDAGATVQEGTLVSRNLTNEGQINLTGLSQSEGSIENSGEINLGSGGLQATRLTNSGSLNISGNAIFEDLSVKTASRSNQSIESSGELTITGSLETSAPMLMRGNSITTITGVVGQTSAQVRGLLVGQESNQSGSSRFTIENGSLDADFIRIGSEKSTSPSSVALNNGDVFSHSIAIQLGSSLDVGGTVDLFDRDHADGGSLELQGTAKAKVLQGSDGDDQLTLDAGADLTLSGSMTTKLGECSDDGCQAAINLGLGDDLFVTNQATVEIPAGSVIDGGDIGSFNGREWVGEMNVYQNLMPDQLPGFERSALKNFALIKYNDDWETSEELEGCNFDRDGNYSVSADKTCLLLESAGLQSNNLQGNTLSISEGTFRAGVISFNSIAPVADGNNELANLLAEENIVSLQNGNLAAVVLEGSQSLDDHLVLGTSVLDSGSFAVQSLTRFNSLTQQAGTWTYDIKGYGFENIPQELQVQSGDVIIDSSAARSEAGTGEATFSSITIMGTKGAKETQITNKGELAVTGERGSGITGNAALRTTSGSTTRLGGSSNYTGETVIEDGASLIAMNHSALSEASSHTIRGFFELGDGDWHQQVKALNLDGGVISEGILSTEGGLFSSGGEIFASLTGSGGLVAEEGITTLYSTGSDYFGATTVEEGATLRGVLNEGSEHTIVGTLDLGGERQHVNTLILEGGSIETGSLSTGEDLQSRGGSIRTKLTGDGGLVAKAGTTTLHGTDSDYSGPTNVMEDAVLRAGAEGALSASSEHTIVGTLDLGGERQHVNSLILEGGSIETGSLSTGKDLQSRGGSIRTKLTGDGGLVAKAGTTTLHGTDSDYSGPTNVMEDAVLRAGAEGALSASSEHTIVGTLDLGGERQHVNSLILEGGSIETGSLSTGKDLQSRGGSIRTKLTGDGGLVAKAGTTTLYGTGSDYSGATTVEEGATLRGVLNEVSEHTIVGTLDLGGERQHVNKLMLEGGSIETGSLSTGEDLQSRGGSINVKVTGAGGLIVEEGETTMSGSSSDYSGNTVVQKEARLAVLKENALSNQSMHIVRGALELGDSSQSVKSLRLEDGVISQGTLATEDDVFASGGVIDASLTGKGGLVIAEKTALTLNKPNDYSGRTTIQQGATLKAGVDGALSSQSDTTSISQDGALDLNGTNQFLRLIRLNGGLIEGNDGVLSAEKIISKGGSVKDLGKGPGEDSVNGSIGEFSVQSGVTVFAGRNFFEGALDVVGGEVRANNDFSFSQNIKTTASRDGVLNFLGFEQRIVDVEVFEAGRMYVEQEKPFEADYIRLRADVINSGSPGGIVVNLQDKAKNAPIKVNEKFIFESGSLVVTAPSAEEPEGEWKIIDGVVDSANQLAQNTYLVIAGVGRAGFGFKGLGEDNAVMGPALYKGYLTEGSLNLMIEPKTQEELFCGLHPGDPDCDGLDLNYPSPELESSSLLPIVPCSDDEFCLIGTEQPEGSFCPEGQSFVDGECSKPGNDEPNLIGNELPDLIGNELPDLIGIDLPNVGELPDTDGDGLPDLIDPKPDKPCEGDDCLVGNELPDTDGDGLPDLIDPKPDKPCEGDDCLVGNELPDTDGDGLPDLIDPKPDKPCEGDDCLVGNELPDTDGDGLPDLIDPKPDKPCEGDDCLVGNELPDTDDDGLPDILDPDDDNDGIPDKTDPDADGDGELDQLPGCEVGDDLCDVISDIPGDEDEAWDAEEEAATEIIDALLDGLQGEQIDLLLGFDYGELSRLVASGLAPRNVDAAGRGLALHNNLLVDAVFDRQPLRQFEESLVRESLVQEEPVFEEEAAVVDLDGVSLVDQQDDELNLSKHDGVSAWVRGFGGNSRADDSSSLYNDYDLSAYGTSFGVDVALSESFQIGAYANYGDLNVQHRSGDTGGGSWSPEGWGGGITAEYSTRHFYVQGLLGASEFTGEQSRNIVQINNDLGGNTARGDKSVTSYLGALRIGAPFKTGGVLLEPQGQVVWTRNYEQRFSESHGSDKNLRLKYKSRTTNFAETELGMKLSVPIRIGERGLLVPSVRAAWLSDWNMANEGQEIGYKFSKKMATFDSQLGTENGALMEAGLDYTIQSFDSTFVKLYGRGGVELWDSERGTVWRASAGVIFQF
- a CDS encoding RNA pseudouridine synthase; translated protein: MRAGWREAALNQGWTYRDRVPAEAAGSSLIDWLAQLYRHSDAEMWRQRITAGELDCNGLRLLADRQLQGGEILCWRRPPWREEAIPDQWQTIHDDGDLLVINKPSGLPVMPGGGFLRHTLTALLEPTGARPVHRLGRFTSGLQVCARTPQTRAFWSKQFRPEGGCRKVYQAWSQRVPALERGQCLTVTSDVVERPHPILGWIWGPEPHDDAPIRKRLSAHSELELLERTAEGDRLQVTITTGRPHQIRIHLAQLGSPLLGDPLYLPHREISATATPGDGGYRLHAWRLEGLGRRFQCDSERESFLLKM